The Fusarium oxysporum f. sp. lycopersici 4287 chromosome 1, whole genome shotgun sequence DNA segment TACAGCTTGTAATTGGCTGTCAAGAAGACTTATTGTTGTAGGGCGGATGGCTTCACTCATAGGGCGCATATAACTTGGAGTGTTATCGGGTATCTGTGCTTTTATTGTCTTATTTGCAAACTGCAAACTTGCGTGTAATTGTCTATTTTGTTCGCTGTCTAAATCTGACAGAAACAAGAATTCATTTTCCTTATAGCAAACTGTATCCATTATGTTCAATTTTGCGATCAACGTGATCTTGACACCTTTTATACCAATAATTGTACGTGCCCCAGAACAGCCACTGTTCGGCTTGAGCATGGATCCGACTCATCTGCTGCGGGCTCTATTGTCGTCAATTCAGCGGATTTTTCTCCTCCCTAATGTGGTGATTGATAGATTTTCGTTTGAGTCGCTTTTGATGCTGCATCCAGTAATTGAAGGGCTGGTTGCTGTTGTAGAATCGCATAATTGTTTATATCCTTCTAAGGGGCTGCGGTTTTCTTGGTTCCGACTCCGTCGAGTACCGCGCTCAACTTAAGAAGCTTGGAGGCATCTGAGATCAGCGTTAGCAAAGAAAGGCAAATATATTGACCAGGCGTCAGCATACCCCAAGTAATCCTCCTTGATGCTACCAATGGCCCACATTTCTCCAACCTCTGTTCGAGTACCGATAATTTTGACGCGAACGTGAGTTTGTGGCTCAATAGAGGTGTCCTCGTTGTTTGTGAACTGAGGTGGCGTCGCATTGGGGTCATATTTCACATCACTAGGAATCAACTATCGTAACGGTTAGGAAATATCACATCACAGCTATGTGGTGACGTACATGGGCTGAAACAAATAGCTGCAGAGGTCCTGCATGAGCGAAGAAGCCTTGTGGGTTTATAGAGTGTACGACTGCATCGACCTGACTGAAGTCAGACTCCTAGGTCATTAATCCTCGGCAGTGAAGGCCTTACCGTCTCGCCTTTGAATGGCCGCCAAACTACGGCGCGATATCCGACAGTAAATTCAGCCATACCAAGACCGGGGAGAATTCGTCCTTCAGAAATTTCGAAAGCGTCCATGATGGAAATGATGAAGTAGCTGCCAGCGCATGTGCCTTCAACATCCTTCAAGAGCTTCGCGGTCACGAGGTCGTGCATGTTGCGACCCATGAAAGAAGGGTGCAAGGTGACCTTGCGCTCCAAATTATAAAGAAAAAACATGGTGAAAAGTGATTTCGGGGAGAAGCGAAGATATCGATGGTAAGCGAATGGGCGGTTTAGGTTGGATGCAAAGTTGCGATATTGCAATACGTTCGATGGCCGACTAGAGCACGAAAACGGGTGTGTATTCGGTCAAGCGAGAGATTAAGCTAATAACTACCGCTTCGTAGAGTTCTGCGATCGATGGAGGGAGGGCGCCGGGCTAAAGCGCGTACGAAAAGGAACGAGACGTAGTGACAGCTTGGCGTGGGCTTAGAAATGAAACGCGCCGAGTTGCGTATCGCTCTCTGAAGAGAGATGAGAGGAAACAATATATTAAGAGAGAGGCCCTGACGTGTCAAGTCAAATATGACTGCTGACCTTCTTGACGCGAGCGCAGAGGGAGGTTGTTTGTTCCTTGGGTGAAAGACTGCCAAGTGAGGTGGAAGTTTGGACAATGAAATCGGCGAGGCTGAGCTGGCCCATGCGTTCCTATAAGACTTCTCCAATCAGAGTTCGTGAGcctctcagccacaggtgTGGCGTCTAAGCGATAGCTGCCTTATCATACCTTAACCTCAGCGACATGGGATTCTAGAGAATATCATTTTCGGATAGGTACTCAATGCGAAATTTGAGTATGAAGAGGCATTTTAAAGTTTGCTAAGTCGTGTGTAGATAGCAGTAAGTAGTTGCTGCTTCGAACAAAAATCACTAGCCCCTCATCTATACTCTCACAAAACACCTAGTGTCAACTTAACTGGCTGAGAGTTTCCATTGATGAAAGCTTCAAAACAGACCGGCGGAGTAGGTACTTAAAAGGAAGAATACCTGCCAAAGACGCAATACGCCAGCACACTATGGCCCATCAGGCCGAATGATCATCACCGAAAGGCATAAACGAGGTCTTGAGTGGAGGTCTCGGCCTCGGCTTCTACCTCTCGCAACCGGACTCTTCCAGAATAAGACCCGGATGGGATGTGGTACGATTCGAGGGAAGCGAATGGAAGCCTCTCAGAACcttgtcctcctcttcagatTTTAATCGGCACCAAAATTCTGAAACCTGGGGAATAAACAAGGGCGATGAGTTTCTGACCAATACAATGAGACTTCGTATATTCCTTGCCGGCATTGACTGGCTTCTGTTTGATGGAAGGCGTAATCATCCAAGTAAAGGAGACAAGCACACGACGTGCTGGAAGGCATAGGTAGTGGACATGGGGCAAGGGACGAAAGAAAGGAGCTCCAAAATGGAAGTTACTGTACGGACTTGGGACCCACCCCGAGCAGCTGCGGCGGTGCATTCAAGCGGGTCTTTCTAAGGTTAGGGAGTTAAGGATCAGAAGTGGTAGCAGCCAGTGGACACAGGCTCGCAAAAATGGAAAGCACATGAAAACGAACAACTCATCACTGTAGAAAGCCACTCACTCTCTTTTTACCGTACTGTGCCTGCCGTGCCATACCTGCGTTGTCTTCGGCCTTTGGCAATCGTTGATTTCTTGGCTTGTTTTCTTCTACTCATTCTTTATTACTGCG contains these protein-coding regions:
- a CDS encoding DNA-directed RNA polymerase II subunit RPB7; translated protein: MFFLYNLERKVTLHPSFMGRNMHDLVTAKLLKDVEGTCAGSYFIISIMDAFEISEGRILPGLGMAEFTVGYRAVVWRPFKGETVDAVVHSINPQGFFAHAGPLQLFVSAHLIPSDVKYDPNATPPQFTNNEDTSIEPQTHVRVKIIGTRTEVGEMWAIGSIKEDYLGCLQAS